The following DNA comes from Deinobacterium chartae.
GGTCGAGCGCTTCACCGAAAAACCCGACGCGGCCACGGCCCAGGCTTTTGTGGACAGCGGCTTGTACAGCTGGAACAGCGGCATGTTCGTGTGGACGCTGCAGGGCATCTTGGAAGAGTTCCGCCGTCACCAGCCCGCGCTGCATGCCGCCATGGAGGCGACAGGTGGCGTGCGCGCCCGCATCCGCGAGATTTTCCCCACCCTCGAGAAGATCTCGATCGACTACGCGATCCTCGAGAAGTCCGACCGTGTCGAGGTGATTCCGGCCGAGTTCGGCTGGGATGACCTGGGCGACTGGAACGCTCTCGAGCGCCTGCTGGGCGGCAGCGGTCAGAATGTCGAGGTAGGACGCCACCTGGGTCTGGATACCGAAGGCGCGATCCTCTACACCGTGGGCGGTGACGGCCTGATCGCCACCATCGGCCTCGAGGACGTGGTGGTGGTCCGCGCCAACGATGTGACGCTGGTGGTCCGCAAGGACCGCACGCAGGACATCAAGAAGGTCGTTCAGCAACTCAAGGCTCACCCTGAACTGGAGAAATTCGCATGAAGATCCTGGTTACCGGAGGCGCCGGATACATCGGCAGCCACGCCTGCAAGGCCCTGGCCGCCGCAGGCTACACCCCTGTGACGTTTGATAACCTCGAGTACGGCCACGAGTGGGCCACGCAGTGGGGACCGTTCGAACACGGCGATCTGCAAGACCCCGAGCGTCTGCGGGAGGTGCTGCAGATCCACCGCCCCGCTGCCGTGATGCACTTTGCGGCCTACACCTACGTAGGCGAGTCGGTCCAGGAACCCGGCAAGTACTACCGCAACAACGTGGGCGGAACCCTGAACCTGCTCGAGGCGATGCGCGAGACCGGGGTGAAGATCATGGTCTTCTCCAGCACCTGCGCCAC
Coding sequences within:
- a CDS encoding mannose-1-phosphate guanylyltransferase — its product is MPDFFPVILAGGSGERFWPLSRKHRPKQFLILDGTERSLLQQTAERLVTLSGSYERLYVVTSNEYRSLVLEQLPELPLENLLVEPVARDTAPAVLYAAQQVAREHPDAVMGVFPSDHRIADESTFRDVIEAAIEAAVARGGLVTLGITPSYPATGYGYILRGAPLEGTLPTFRVERFTEKPDAATAQAFVDSGLYSWNSGMFVWTLQGILEEFRRHQPALHAAMEATGGVRARIREIFPTLEKISIDYAILEKSDRVEVIPAEFGWDDLGDWNALERLLGGSGQNVEVGRHLGLDTEGAILYTVGGDGLIATIGLEDVVVVRANDVTLVVRKDRTQDIKKVVQQLKAHPELEKFA